From the genome of Methylocystis bryophila, one region includes:
- a CDS encoding metallopeptidase family protein — protein sequence MTEPSPELPFAALKAPTLDDIETLARVAFASLPSRFTAPCEGLVIRVEDFPDDETLDEMECESEYDLLGLFRGAGLTQREHLAETGDQPNLVWLYRRPIIDFWADGEETLADIVTHVLVHEIGHHFGFSDEDMEEIEGRASRNASPED from the coding sequence ATGACCGAGCCAAGCCCGGAACTGCCTTTCGCGGCGCTCAAGGCGCCGACGCTCGACGACATCGAAACGCTCGCGCGCGTCGCTTTCGCGAGCCTTCCTTCGCGCTTCACGGCCCCTTGCGAAGGGCTCGTCATCAGAGTCGAGGATTTTCCCGACGATGAGACGCTGGACGAGATGGAGTGCGAGAGCGAGTACGATCTGCTCGGCCTCTTTCGCGGAGCGGGGCTCACGCAAAGAGAGCATCTCGCGGAGACGGGCGACCAGCCCAATCTCGTTTGGCTCTATCGGCGTCCGATCATCGACTTTTGGGCGGATGGCGAGGAGACGCTGGCCGATATCGTCACGCACGTGCTTGTCCATGAGATCGGCCACCACTTCGGTTTCTCGGACGAGGACATGGAGGAGATCGAAGGGCGCGCGAGCCGGAACGCTTCGCCTGAAGATTGA
- the dnaJ gene encoding molecular chaperone DnaJ encodes MAKRDYYETLGVTRTATEVEMKIAFRKAAMECHPDRNPGDKAAEARFKEINEAYQALSDPQKRAAYDRFGHSAFEQGGGMGGFSAEGFGSMADIFEDLFGDVMGRRGGRSGGRERGSDLRYNMEITLEEAYTGKTATLKLPTSTTCDACGGSGAKKGSKPKTCATCAGHGRVRAQQGFFAIERTCPACQGRGEIIEQPCPACAGSGRKTLERTLSVNIPAGVEDGTRIRLAGEGEAGLRGGPSGDLYIFLSIKPHSFFQRDGADLYCRVPISMVRAAIGGEIVVHAIDGSECKLKIPEGAQSGRQLKIKGKGMPVLRGRDQGDLHVQLSVETPQSLTKRQRELLMEFEKESSHHTHPESTGFFARMKELLGK; translated from the coding sequence ATGGCCAAGCGCGACTATTACGAGACCCTCGGCGTTACGCGGACCGCGACGGAAGTCGAGATGAAAATCGCCTTCCGCAAGGCGGCCATGGAATGCCACCCCGACCGCAATCCCGGGGACAAGGCGGCCGAGGCGCGCTTCAAGGAGATCAACGAGGCCTATCAAGCGCTCTCCGATCCGCAGAAGCGGGCGGCCTATGATCGTTTTGGCCACTCCGCTTTCGAGCAAGGCGGCGGCATGGGCGGCTTCTCGGCCGAGGGCTTCGGCTCGATGGCCGATATTTTCGAAGACCTTTTCGGCGACGTGATGGGTCGGCGCGGCGGTCGCTCCGGCGGCCGCGAGCGCGGCTCGGATCTGCGCTACAATATGGAGATCACGCTCGAGGAGGCTTACACCGGCAAGACGGCGACGTTGAAGCTGCCCACCTCGACCACATGCGACGCCTGCGGCGGCTCCGGCGCGAAAAAGGGCTCCAAGCCCAAGACCTGCGCCACCTGCGCGGGGCATGGGCGCGTGCGCGCCCAGCAGGGCTTCTTCGCAATCGAACGCACCTGCCCGGCCTGCCAGGGCCGCGGCGAGATCATCGAGCAGCCCTGTCCCGCCTGCGCCGGCTCGGGACGCAAGACCTTGGAGCGCACGCTCTCCGTGAACATCCCGGCCGGCGTCGAGGACGGCACGCGCATCCGTCTTGCAGGCGAAGGCGAGGCGGGGCTGCGCGGCGGCCCCTCGGGGGATCTCTACATCTTCCTCTCGATCAAGCCGCACAGCTTCTTCCAGCGCGACGGCGCCGATCTCTATTGTCGCGTGCCCATATCAATGGTCCGCGCGGCGATCGGCGGCGAGATCGTCGTGCATGCGATCGACGGCTCCGAATGCAAGCTGAAGATCCCGGAGGGCGCGCAGTCGGGGCGCCAGCTCAAGATCAAGGGCAAGGGCATGCCGGTGCTGCGGGGGCGCGACCAGGGCGATCTGCATGTGCAGCTCAGCGTCGAGACGCCGCAAAGCCTGACCAAGCGCCAGCGCGAGCTTTTGATGGAGTTCGAGAAGGAATCCTCGCACCACACCCATCCCGAATCGACCGGGTTTTTCGCGAGAATGAAGGAATTGCTTGGAAAATAG
- a CDS encoding hemolysin family protein, which translates to MEKLRAALGLTPSSVREELEDALDDAAADVTAQERTLLKNVLGLHELRVADAMIPRADIIAAPRASSLREILALFRSAGHSRLPIYGETLDDPIGMLHIRDFVDYLAESAEKTRGDDKDMSIAAIDFSSTLEGVDILRPVLFVPRSMPALDLLVRMQAMRTHMALVIDEYGGTDGLVSIEDIVEMIVGDIEDEHDVSEAPLVERLPGGDFLLDAKADLDEAIEEIGVDFREEDTPQEVTTIGGLVAYLAGHVPPRGEIVLAPVPGYEFEILESDPRRVGKLRLRVSPPQEAPPEIEKS; encoded by the coding sequence TTGGAAAAGCTGCGCGCGGCCCTAGGCCTGACGCCCAGTTCTGTGCGCGAGGAGCTCGAGGACGCGCTGGACGACGCGGCGGCGGACGTCACCGCGCAGGAGCGCACGCTGCTCAAGAACGTGCTGGGCTTGCATGAGCTTCGCGTCGCCGACGCCATGATCCCGCGCGCCGATATTATCGCCGCGCCGCGGGCGTCGAGCTTGCGCGAGATTTTGGCGCTTTTCCGCAGCGCCGGACACTCGCGCCTGCCCATCTACGGCGAGACCCTGGACGATCCGATCGGCATGCTGCACATCCGCGATTTCGTCGATTATCTGGCCGAGTCGGCCGAGAAAACGCGCGGCGACGACAAGGATATGAGCATTGCCGCCATCGATTTCTCCTCGACGCTCGAAGGCGTCGATATCTTGCGGCCAGTGCTCTTCGTGCCGCGTTCGATGCCGGCGCTCGATCTTCTCGTCAGAATGCAGGCCATGCGCACGCACATGGCGCTGGTGATCGACGAATATGGCGGGACGGACGGCCTCGTCTCGATCGAGGACATCGTCGAGATGATCGTCGGCGACATTGAGGACGAGCACGACGTAAGCGAAGCCCCGCTTGTCGAACGACTGCCCGGGGGCGACTTTCTGCTCGACGCAAAGGCCGATCTGGACGAGGCCATCGAGGAGATCGGCGTCGACTTTCGCGAGGAGGACACGCCGCAGGAAGTGACGACGATTGGCGGGCTTGTCGCCTATCTCGCCGGCCATGTTCCGCCCCGCGGGGAAATCGTGCTGGCCCCGGTTCCGGGCTATGAATTTGAAATTCTGGAGTCCGATCCGCGCCGCGTGGGCAAGCTCAGGCTGCGCGTCAGCCCACCACAAGAAGCGCCGCCGGAAATTGAAAAAAGTTAG
- the ybeY gene encoding rRNA maturation RNase YbeY produces MTDPTVELIVELPAWRTIADLEGLATRAIQASRRESAAKLASGCEVAITFCDDAAIRALNAQWRQRDAATNVLSFPTPGRHEEKLLLGDIVIAHETVAREAAEQGKTIEDHTTHMIVHGFLHLIGYDHETPDEADVMEALERRIAAALGLSDPYEREPGELSEGDVVKE; encoded by the coding sequence ATGACGGATCCCACGGTCGAGCTTATCGTAGAGCTGCCGGCTTGGCGGACGATCGCGGATCTCGAGGGACTCGCGACGCGCGCCATCCAGGCGAGCCGCCGCGAGAGCGCGGCGAAGCTCGCGAGCGGCTGCGAGGTTGCGATCACCTTCTGCGACGACGCCGCGATCCGCGCGCTCAACGCGCAATGGCGCCAGCGCGACGCCGCGACGAACGTCCTGTCTTTCCCGACGCCCGGTCGCCACGAGGAGAAGCTGCTGCTTGGCGACATTGTGATCGCCCATGAGACGGTGGCCCGCGAGGCCGCAGAGCAAGGCAAGACGATTGAAGATCATACGACGCATATGATCGTTCATGGATTTTTGCACTTGATCGGCTATGATCACGAGACCCCCGACGAGGCGGACGTCATGGAGGCGCTGGAGCGGCGCATCGCCGCCGCGCTGGGCTTGAGCGATCCTTATGAGCGAGAGCCGGGGGAATTGAGCGAAGGCGATGTCGTCAAAGAGTGA
- a CDS encoding PhoH family protein, producing MARVSRSDSEPQRENDAEVTLAFDDNRRASLLFGQYDQNLVKLERRLRVSCVASGNHVTLKGDAEACEHARRALETLYARAQLGLEISPGDVEGAIEETTRQRSLFPDSAVGFDQIGTRKRGPVRARNRAQDLYLRALKRYELVFAEGPAGTGKTWLAVGHAVSLLEKGVVERLILSRPAVEAGERLGFLPGDMREKVDPYLRPIYDGLYDFMDARMVERGMQTGMIEVAPLAFMRGRTLTKACILLDEAQNATTMQMKMFLTRLGEGSRMIVTGDPSQTDLPSGQKSGLSEAITLLSGLDEIGHVRFSEGDVVRHDLVRAIVSAYERAQRRPSDRG from the coding sequence ATGGCGCGCGTCTCTCGCTCCGACAGCGAGCCCCAGCGCGAAAACGACGCCGAGGTCACGCTCGCTTTCGACGATAATCGCCGCGCTTCCTTGCTTTTTGGCCAGTATGATCAAAATCTCGTCAAGCTCGAGAGACGCTTGCGGGTCAGCTGCGTTGCGAGCGGCAATCACGTCACATTGAAGGGCGACGCCGAGGCTTGCGAGCACGCGCGACGGGCGTTGGAGACGCTCTATGCGCGGGCGCAGCTGGGGCTCGAGATTTCGCCCGGCGACGTCGAAGGCGCGATCGAGGAAACGACGCGGCAGAGGAGCCTCTTCCCCGACTCGGCGGTTGGCTTCGATCAGATCGGCACCCGCAAGCGCGGCCCGGTGCGTGCGCGCAATCGCGCGCAGGATCTCTATCTGCGCGCGCTCAAGCGCTACGAGCTCGTCTTCGCGGAAGGACCCGCCGGCACGGGAAAGACCTGGCTCGCGGTCGGCCATGCGGTCTCGCTGCTCGAGAAGGGCGTCGTGGAGCGCCTGATCCTTTCGCGTCCCGCCGTCGAGGCCGGCGAGCGGCTGGGCTTCCTCCCCGGCGACATGCGCGAGAAGGTCGATCCGTATTTGCGGCCGATATACGACGGCCTTTATGATTTCATGGACGCGCGCATGGTCGAGCGTGGGATGCAGACCGGCATGATAGAAGTTGCGCCGCTCGCCTTCATGCGCGGACGGACGCTGACGAAAGCCTGCATTCTGCTCGACGAGGCGCAGAACGCGACAACGATGCAGATGAAGATGTTCCTGACGCGGCTCGGCGAAGGCTCGCGCATGATCGTGACGGGCGATCCCTCGCAGACGGATCTTCCTTCCGGTCAAAAATCGGGACTGAGCGAGGCGATCACGCTGCTCTCCGGCCTCGATGAGATTGGACATGTGCGCTTTTCGGAGGGCGACGTCGTGCGGCACGATCTCGTTCGCGCCATCGTCTCCGCTTATGAGCGCGCTCAACGCCGGCCTTCGGATCGCGGATGA
- the miaB gene encoding tRNA (N6-isopentenyl adenosine(37)-C2)-methylthiotransferase MiaB, with protein MPSEGGRSPARALVRSYGCQMNVYDAARMSDLLAKEGYDAAAREEDAELVVLNTCHIREKAAEKIYSELGRLAVLKEERRAQGKSLEIVVAGCVAQAEGELVMRRQRAVDLVVGPQSYHRLPALLKEAREGARVADTDFAAREKFQALPAPTKAQIAARGVSAFVTVQEGCDKFCSFCVVPYTRGAEISRKVESIIEEARRLVDGGVREIVLIGQNVNAYRGEDEAGRSTPLEGLFERLSAFDDLTRLRYTTSHPVDMTEGLIDAHASLEKLAPFLHLPVQSGSDRVLKEMNRRHDARHYLDVVERLRRVRPDIAISSDFIVGFPGETEEDFQATLALIDAVEFASSFFFKYSPRPGTPGAEREDQIDEDTKRDRLARLEARVEAQRRAFNAATVGRTLEVLFEKQGRHDGQIAGKSPYMQAVHVDGDEGEIGRLRPVKIVAAGPNSLSGEIVEAREFA; from the coding sequence ATCCCCTCGGAGGGCGGCCGGAGCCCAGCCAGAGCGCTGGTGCGGTCCTACGGCTGCCAGATGAACGTCTATGACGCGGCGCGGATGTCGGATCTCTTGGCCAAGGAAGGTTACGACGCGGCGGCGCGCGAGGAGGACGCCGAGCTCGTCGTCCTCAACACCTGCCATATTCGCGAGAAGGCCGCCGAGAAGATCTATTCCGAGCTCGGACGCCTCGCCGTGCTCAAGGAAGAGCGCCGCGCGCAGGGGAAAAGCCTCGAGATCGTCGTCGCCGGCTGCGTCGCGCAAGCCGAAGGCGAGCTCGTCATGCGCCGCCAGCGCGCCGTGGACCTCGTCGTCGGTCCGCAGAGCTATCATCGTCTCCCGGCGCTCTTGAAGGAAGCCCGCGAGGGCGCGCGCGTCGCCGACACGGATTTCGCAGCCCGGGAAAAATTCCAGGCCTTGCCGGCGCCGACGAAGGCGCAGATCGCGGCGCGCGGAGTGTCCGCCTTCGTCACCGTGCAAGAGGGCTGCGACAAATTCTGCTCCTTTTGCGTCGTGCCTTACACACGCGGAGCCGAGATTTCGCGGAAAGTTGAATCCATCATCGAGGAGGCGCGCCGGCTCGTCGACGGCGGCGTGCGCGAGATCGTGCTGATCGGACAAAACGTCAACGCCTATCGTGGCGAGGACGAAGCCGGGCGCTCGACGCCTTTGGAAGGGCTCTTCGAACGGCTCTCGGCCTTCGACGATCTGACGCGCCTGCGCTACACGACGAGCCACCCCGTCGACATGACGGAAGGGCTGATCGACGCGCATGCGTCGCTCGAGAAGCTCGCGCCTTTCCTGCATCTCCCCGTGCAGTCGGGCTCCGACCGCGTGCTCAAGGAGATGAATCGGCGCCACGACGCGCGCCATTATCTCGACGTTGTCGAGCGCCTGCGGCGCGTGCGGCCGGACATCGCAATTTCCTCCGACTTCATCGTCGGCTTCCCCGGAGAGACGGAGGAAGATTTCCAGGCGACGCTCGCGCTCATCGACGCCGTCGAATTCGCCTCGAGCTTCTTCTTCAAATATTCCCCCCGCCCGGGCACGCCAGGCGCCGAGCGCGAGGATCAGATCGACGAGGACACGAAGCGCGATCGTCTCGCACGCCTCGAGGCGCGCGTCGAAGCGCAGCGCCGCGCCTTCAACGCGGCGACAGTCGGGCGGACGCTCGAGGTCTTGTTTGAAAAGCAGGGACGCCATGACGGCCAGATCGCCGGCAAGAGTCCCTATATGCAGGCGGTCCACGTCGATGGCGACGAGGGGGAGATCGGGCGGCTGCGCCCGGTCAAAATCGTCGCCGCCGGTCCCAACTCGCTTTCGGGCGAGATCGTCGAAGCGCGGGAGTTTGCATGA
- a CDS encoding GNAT family N-acetyltransferase, producing MSLIKGFFVKPTFSIRPIGPERAEDCERLHALAFHFPWSSADFESYLAEAAIIADGAVNEATPSEPLGGFVISRLLPPDAELLTIAVDVTRRGAGLGRALLETHLANLERGGARLVFLEVADDNPPALALYARAGFKTIGRRENYYQRAGGEKRAALTMRLEI from the coding sequence ATGTCGCTGATCAAGGGTTTTTTTGTAAAGCCGACCTTCTCGATCCGGCCGATCGGCCCCGAGCGCGCGGAGGACTGCGAGCGGCTGCACGCCTTGGCCTTCCACTTCCCCTGGTCGAGCGCGGATTTCGAGTCCTATCTCGCCGAGGCGGCCATCATCGCCGACGGCGCGGTCAACGAGGCCACGCCCTCGGAGCCGCTCGGGGGCTTCGTGATCTCGCGGCTTCTGCCCCCCGACGCCGAGCTTTTGACCATCGCCGTCGATGTAACGCGGCGCGGCGCGGGGCTTGGTCGCGCGCTGCTCGAAACCCATCTCGCCAATCTCGAGCGCGGCGGCGCGCGGCTCGTGTTTCTCGAGGTCGCCGACGACAACCCGCCGGCGCTGGCGCTCTATGCGCGCGCCGGCTTCAAGACCATCGGCCGCCGCGAAAACTACTACCAGCGCGCCGGCGGCGAGAAGCGGGCGGCGCTGACGATGCGGCTGGAGATTTGA
- the tsaB gene encoding tRNA (adenosine(37)-N6)-threonylcarbamoyltransferase complex dimerization subunit type 1 TsaB, producing MRILAIDTALPAVSGCVLDLGAAAPLAIETIPMERGHAEALLPLVDRLLASTEGGFASLNRVAATVGPGSFTGIRIGLAAAQAIARALKIEAVGVSTLAALAAPHFSEPFEGLLVPSVDARHGQVFVAAYSASGRLVLPPQRMVARQAVESLRDFIGEQDGLHLVGSGATMLERAARGAQIGSAVLDSAVAPDIACVARLGLLADPREAPARPLYLKSADVTMAGGAAPPVEA from the coding sequence ATGCGGATACTTGCGATTGACACGGCCCTACCCGCGGTCTCCGGCTGCGTGCTCGATCTCGGCGCCGCCGCGCCGCTTGCGATCGAAACGATACCGATGGAGCGCGGCCATGCGGAGGCGCTGCTGCCGCTCGTCGACCGCCTGCTGGCCTCGACCGAGGGAGGATTCGCCTCACTCAACCGCGTCGCGGCGACGGTCGGGCCGGGCTCCTTCACGGGAATCCGAATCGGTCTAGCCGCCGCTCAGGCGATCGCCCGGGCGCTCAAAATCGAAGCCGTGGGCGTCTCGACGCTCGCCGCCCTCGCGGCCCCGCATTTTTCGGAGCCCTTCGAGGGACTGCTGGTTCCCTCGGTGGACGCCCGCCACGGCCAGGTTTTCGTCGCCGCCTATAGCGCGTCGGGACGCCTGGTCCTGCCGCCGCAACGCATGGTGGCCCGCCAGGCGGTGGAGTCGCTCCGGGACTTCATCGGCGAGCAGGACGGGCTGCATCTCGTGGGCTCGGGCGCGACAATGCTCGAGCGGGCGGCGCGCGGCGCGCAGATCGGCTCGGCGGTCCTGGACTCCGCCGTCGCGCCCGACATCGCCTGTGTCGCGCGGCTTGGCCTCCTCGCCGATCCGCGGGAGGCGCCGGCGCGCCCGCTCTATCTCAAGTCGGCCGATGTGACCATGGCGGGCGGCGCCGCGCCGCCGGTCGAGGCGTGA
- a CDS encoding c-type cytochrome: MTASAMKRMGPLLALALAGAAPAAALESGELGALLAQCAACHGSDGVAKDVEIPNLKGQHDRYIVEQLRNFRSGKRKSAEMHHESRHLTDEEIEALAQYFSQMPH, encoded by the coding sequence GTGACCGCGAGCGCAATGAAGAGAATGGGGCCGTTGCTCGCGCTTGCGCTCGCCGGCGCTGCGCCTGCGGCCGCGCTCGAAAGCGGCGAGCTTGGCGCGCTTCTCGCGCAATGCGCCGCCTGCCACGGCTCCGACGGCGTCGCCAAGGACGTAGAGATTCCCAATCTCAAGGGCCAGCACGACCGCTACATTGTCGAGCAACTGCGCAATTTTCGCTCCGGGAAACGCAAAAGCGCGGAAATGCATCATGAGAGCCGCCATCTCACCGACGAGGAGATCGAGGCGCTGGCGCAATATTTCTCGCAAATGCCGCACTGA